Below is a genomic region from Sphingomonas phyllosphaerae.
GATCAACACCGCGGGCGTGATCCCTCCGATCTTCGCTTCGTCGCTGCTGCTGCTGCCGCTGACGATCACGCAGTTCGCGGGCAATCGCGTCGCGGGCGAAAGCCGCTTCGGCGACATCCTGATCGGGCTGAACCAGTATCTCCAGCACGGCTCGCCGGTGTACATGGCGCTCTATGCCGCCGGCATCATCTTCTTCTCGTTCTTCTACACCGCGGTGGTGTTCAACCCCGAGGAAACCGCCGAGAACCTGAAGCGCTACGGCGGGTTCATCCCGGGCATCCGCCCCGGCAAGAACACCGAGAGCTATTTCGATTACGTGCTGACCCGCATCACCGTGATCGGCGCGGCCTATCTGACCTTCATCTGCGTGGTGCCGGAATATCTGGTGTCGGCGCTGTCGATCCCCTTCTATCTGGGCGGGACCAGCCTGCTGATCGTCGTCAACGTGACGATGGATACGGTGACGCAGATCCAGTCGCATCTGCTGGCGCACCAATATGGCGATCTCATCAAGAAGGCGAAGCTGAAGGGCACGCGCCGCCGCTGAGGCAAAGACGCCCGGCAGGGACGGGCGCAAAGGGGAGAGTTCGGTGAACATCATTCTGCTGGGGCCGCCGGGAGCGGGCAAGGGAACCCAGGCGCAGCGATTGGTCGAGCATCACGGGATGGTGCAGCTGTCGACCGGCGACATGCTGCGCGCTGCGGTCAAGGCCGGCACGCCGGTCGGCCTGCAGGCGAAGGCGGTGATGGAAGCCGGCGAGCTGGTCAGCGACGCGATCGTCTCGGCGCTGATCGGCGAGCGACTAGACGCCGGCACCGCGAACGGTGCAATCTTCGATGGCTATCCGCGCACCGCCGCGCAGGCCGATGCACTCGACCTGCTGCTCGACGAACGCGGGCAGAAGCTCGATGCCGTCATCGAACTGGAAGTCGACGAGGATGCGCTCGTCGAGCGGATCGTCGGGCGGTTCACCTGCGGCAATTGCGGCGCGGGCTACCACGACCGGTTCAAGCAGCCGAAGGTCGAGGGCACCTGCGACGTCTGCGGCGCACACGAATTCAAGCGCCGCCCGGACGATAACGAGGAGACGGTCCGCACCCGGATGACCGAGTATCGCGCCAAGACGGCGCCGATCATTCCGATCTACGAGGCGCGCGGGCTGGTTTCGCGCGTCGACGGCATGGGGGCGATGGATGCCGTCTCTGCCGCGATCGAGTCGATCCTCGGTAAGGTGCCGGCGCAATAAGTGACGGAAATGTCATGGTCGCGTAAGGCGATCGTGGGGTGAAGGCGCGTAGAGACGATCGGGTCGGCAGCGCGGAAACACGCTGCCCCGTCGCACCTCTCCCAGAGGCGACGGCATCGATCGTCGCCTGAACTCCCGAAGGGCGGCGATGGCCGGCGGAGGTTCCCTGTCCTCCGCCGGCCCTTTCTTTTTCGCGCGATGCGGGTGGTTCTCGTTCAACGCTTCGGCCACAAGGCCGGGCATGGACGCACTTTCCGCCTTCGGACTTTTTGCCGTCAGTCTGACGCTGATCTGCTACGCGCTGGAGGCGCGGGCGGCGTTCTGGACGTTGCTGTTCGCGATCGGGTGCCTGCTGGGATCGGCTTACGGCTTCCTGCAAGGCGCATGGCCGTTCGGGCTGGTCGAACTGGCATGGTTCGTCGTCGCGCTGCGGCGCTGGGTTCAGCTGCGCCGGGTCGAGGGCGAGCGGCGGAACCCATCGCTTGACACGACGTTACCGCCCGCCTAACCGCTCTTCCTTCCAACCCACCGAATCCCGGCGGCACGTTCGTGTCTGCCGTCTTGCCGCGTTCGCGGCGATGGCTCGGGGAAGCGGCGGGGCGGAAATGCAATGCGACGAGATGGGGTGCGTGGCAGCCATGCCGCATCCCGTGGAGCACAGGAGAAAAAGTTCATGGCACGTATCGCGGGTGTCAATATCCCGACCAACAAGCGCGTTCTGATCGCGCTGACCTATATTCACGGCATCGGTCCGGCCAAGGCGCTGGAAATCACCACTAAGCTGAACATCGCCGCCGATCGTCGCGTGCAGGACCTGAGCGATCAGGAAGTGTTGCAGATCCGCGAGACGATCGACGCCGACCACACGGTCGAGGGTGATCTTCGTCGCGAAACCGCGATGAACATCAAGCGTCTGATGGATCTGGCCTGCTACCGCGGCCTGCGCCACCGCAAGGGTCTGCCGGTCCGCGGCCAGCGCACGCACACCAACGCGCGCACCCGTAAGGGCAAGGCCAAGCCGATCGCTGGGAAGAAGAAGTAAGCGCGAGCGCTCTTCCTCTCCGTTGGCCGGTTGCAGGTTCGCGCCTCCCGGCCACGTTGTAAGATAAGGTCAGGAATACCATATGGCACAGGCACCGCAGCGCATTCGTCGGCGCGAGCGCAAGAACATCACCGCAGGCGTCGCGCACGTGAACGCCAGCTTCAACAACACCATGATCACCATCACCGATGCGCAGGGCAATGCGATCAGCTGGTCGTCGGCCGGCATGATGGGCTTCAAGGGCAGCCGTAAGTCGACCCCGTACGCGGCGCAGGTCGCCGCGGAAGACGCGGGCAAGAAGGCTGCCGAGCACGGCGTCCGCACGATCGAGGTCGAGGTCAAGGGCCCGGGTTCGGGCCGCGAATCGGCATTGCGCGCGCTGCAGGCGGTCGGGTTCCAGATCACGTCGATCCGCGACGTGACCTCGATCCCGCACAACGGCGTCCGTCCGTCCAAGCGCCGTCGCGTCTGACGATCACGCTTCGCGTGGCCGCTGACGAGCGGCCACGTTCATTACCCGGCCGTGCGCGTCCCCCGCGCCCGGCCCAACCCCAGGGGACGAGAGCTTGTCTGTCAACGCAAAGAACTGGCAAGAACTGAAGAAGCCCAACCAGCTCGAAAAGAAGAGCGGTGACGGCAAGCG
It encodes:
- the rpsM gene encoding 30S ribosomal protein S13 → MARIAGVNIPTNKRVLIALTYIHGIGPAKALEITTKLNIAADRRVQDLSDQEVLQIRETIDADHTVEGDLRRETAMNIKRLMDLACYRGLRHRKGLPVRGQRTHTNARTRKGKAKPIAGKKK
- a CDS encoding adenylate kinase yields the protein MNIILLGPPGAGKGTQAQRLVEHHGMVQLSTGDMLRAAVKAGTPVGLQAKAVMEAGELVSDAIVSALIGERLDAGTANGAIFDGYPRTAAQADALDLLLDERGQKLDAVIELEVDEDALVERIVGRFTCGNCGAGYHDRFKQPKVEGTCDVCGAHEFKRRPDDNEETVRTRMTEYRAKTAPIIPIYEARGLVSRVDGMGAMDAVSAAIESILGKVPAQ
- the rpsK gene encoding 30S ribosomal protein S11, translated to MAQAPQRIRRRERKNITAGVAHVNASFNNTMITITDAQGNAISWSSAGMMGFKGSRKSTPYAAQVAAEDAGKKAAEHGVRTIEVEVKGPGSGRESALRALQAVGFQITSIRDVTSIPHNGVRPSKRRRV